The region CCATTTTGCCATCACAGAATACTTCGGCATTGAGATGATTAATGTCCCCATGTCCGAGGAGGGACCTGATATGGATATGGTGGAGGAACTGGTGGCTTCTGATGATTCCATCAAGGGAATCTGGTGCGTGCCCAAGTATTCCAATCCCCAGGGCTATTCCTATTCAGACGAGACGGTCCGCCGTTTTGCAAGGCTGAAGCCGGCTGCGTCCGACTTCCGTATATTCTGGGACAATGCCTACGGCGTACATCACCTGTATGACCATGACCAGGATCACCTGATTGAAATTCTGGCAGAGTGCAAGAGGGCCGGAAATCCTGATCTGGTTTACAAGTTCGCATCCACCTCCAAAATCAGCTTCCCCGGTTCCGGTATTGCGGCCATTGCCACCTCCCACAATAACCTGGAGGATATCAAGGCCCAGCTAAAGAACCAGACCATTGGCCACGACAAGGTAAATCAGCTGCGCCATGCCCGTTTCTTTAAGGATATCCACGGCATGGTAGAGCATATGAGAAAGCATGCGGATATCATCCGGCCTAAATTTGAGGCAGTGGAGGAGATATTGGATCGGGAGCTGGAAGGACTGGAAATCGGCCGGTGGACAAAGCCAAGGGGCGGATATTTTATCTCCTTTGATTCGCTGGATGGCTGTGCAAAGGATATCGTGGCCAGATGTAAGAAGGCAGGGGTGGTTATGACATCTGCGGGAGCCACCTATCCATATGGAAAGGATCCCCATGACAGCAACATCCGTATTGCGCCCACTTACCCCACGTTAGGGGATTTGATTACGGCTGCCGAGCTGTTTACCCTCTGCGTGAAGCTTTCCTCTGTGGAAAAGCTCTTAAAAACAATGGCATAATTGGAGGACGGATGCCTTCCAAGGAAAATGATTCAAGTGTAAAAGCAGGCACTTCATCAGATAATGATAGGGAGCGGCACATCGAAAGCAGATGTGCGAGCTCCCTTCCTCATTGTCCCGGATATCCAGGCAACAGGCGACCCGGGACAGATTTAAGAGCAGGGATCATCTGATAAAGGAGGCAGGACCATGCAGGGCCGGAATGTACGGTTTAAAGGAAAATACGACCTCTTCACGATTTATCTGATTCCCGGCGCGACCATATTCCTGGCATCCCTTGACAGCTGGACAGGCACCAACCTGTCTGTCCTGGGCAACCGGACCGGAAACAAGCTGCTGTTTGCGGTGTGGGGATTTGCCACCGGCATCTATTACTGTGTGTATGTGCGTTATCTTTTTCACATAGGAAGGTACAGAAATTCGGGAGGCAGGACACTCATGTATACAGCGGCAGTCTTTCTCCTCATGGCAGTTATGATTCCCTATATGCCGGAGGAATATCCCTTAAAGGCGGATATCCATGTGCTGCTGGCATTTTTTTCGCCGGTGCTGCTGGCTTTCAGCATCATTGGTTTCCTCCGCTTTCTCAGCTCCCGCGACCGGATGCGTTTTCGCAGGGCATGGGGTATCCTGTGGATGATGGCAGCCTGCTCCGTCCTCTTCCTCCTGGAAGCGGGCTTTATCACCAGTTTTCTGGAAATATTCATTATCACAGGCCTGTGCGGGTATCTGCGCTATATGGAACAGCTTCTGGCAACGTGAAAAGGGTGGGAAAGATGAATTCTTTCCCACCCTTTTCGGGCAGTAAAAACAAACCGTTTATATGGAGTGTAACACAAAAGGGGCATTAAAAATCCACTTCCTCGTCATAGTAGCAGCATTTTAACAGCTGTTCCATGACCTTTGGAGTGATAGACCTTGGGTTGGAGCCGGTGCAGGCATCGCCTACGGCCAGTTCGGCAACCTTTGGAAGCTTATCCATAAATTCCTTCTCATCGATAATTCCGCCCTCATAATCCTTTATGCAGGCCGGGATGTCCAGTGCCTTGTTCATCTCTAAGAGACGGGCAATAAGGGCATCGGTCAGTTCCTCCTCTGTTGTGCCGGGAAGGTTGATAAATTTAGCGATTTTTGCATATCTGGCGGCGGCCTCAGGTTCTTTGGAGTTGAATTTTATAACCTTGGGAAGGTACATTGCATTAGCACAACCGTGAACAATGTGACCGCCGGAATATGCAGCACCTGTCTTATGTGCCATGGAGTGTACGATTCCAAGCAAAGCATTGGAGAACGCCATTCCGGCCAGACACTGTGCATCGTGCATCTTATCACGGGCTTCCATATCCCCGTTATAAGAAGGTATCAGATACTCGTTAATCATCTCGATGGCATGGAGTGCTAACGGGTCCGTATACTCGCAGTGAAGGGTTGAGACATAAGCCTCGATTGCATGGGTCATGGCATCCATTCCTGTGTGCGCGGTCAGCTTCCCTGGCATGGTCTCAGCCAGGGCCGGGTCCACGATAGCCACATCAGGTGTGATGTTGAAGTCGGCCAGGGGATATTTGATGCCTTTCTTATAATCAGTAATAACGGAAAATGCGGTAACCTCAGTTGCTGTTCCTGATGTGGAGGAAATCGCACAGAATTTAGCCTTGGTACGCAGGGTGGGGAAGCTGAATGGTGTAATCAGGTCCTCAAAGGATGTGTCGGGATATTCGTAGAATGCCCACATTGCCTTTGCCGCGTCAATGGGAGAACCGCCGCCCACAGCCACAATCCAGTCAGGCTCAAATTCCTGCATGGCAGCAGCGCCTTTCAGAACTGTATCCACAGATGGATCAGGCTCAACGCCTTCAAATAATTTAACTTCCATGCCGGCTTCCTTCAGGTAATCAACTACCTTGTCCAGAAAACCAAACCGTTTCATGGAGCCGCCGCCCACAACAACAATGGCTTTTTTGCCGTTCAGGGTCTTAAGGGCTTCCAGTGCATCTTTTCCATGGTACAAATCTCTTGGCAGTGTAAATCTCATGATAATACCTCCCAGTATATGTAAAATGTCGTTTTGGTGTGTTATTTCTTTAACGATTATATCTTAACACCATTGGTCTGGAATGGGTAGGTATGAAAAAGGAATACCGGTATTCCTTTTCCGGCATCTCCCTGAAGGAATTATAAAATTATTGGAAACTCGGGGGAAATGCTATCCGGTATGTGAAACTTATGGTATACTTCTCTAAAATGACTGAGAAAGGGGTATACCGGATGAATTTTTTCATGGGTAAGAAGTTCGTGGGACCTGGAGGCGGTAAAAAAGACCAGGGACCGGAAGTAGTATTTGACAACGGGGAAGAAAGCAATAAGAGGATGAAGCGGATGCTCCGTCCCATAAAGATAGCCATTGTGGTGGCTGTTTTGGCCATTGCTGCCTTTGATTCTTTCTATACCCTGTCAGAGAACGAGATGGCAGTGCTGACCACCTTTGGCCGTCCAAGCAGCGTCACTACCTCAGGGCCCAAGTTCAAGGTGCCTTTCATACAGAAGGTACATAAGATGTCCAAGGAAATCAAGGGCATGCCCATTGGATATGACCCGGATTACAATGCACAAAATCATGCTGACAGCGAGAACAATCCGATAACGGTTACGTCTGAGTCAGAGATGATAACCAAGGATTTTAACTTTGTGAATGTGGATTTTTACATCGAGTACCAGATTGTGGACCCCATTAAGGCGTATATCCACAGCGACACGGCCATTCCTATTTTAAAGAACCTGGCCCAGTCCTATATAAGGGATACGGTGGGATCCTACAGCGTGGACGAGGTTATCACCACCGGCAAATCCGAGATTCAGGCAAAGGTGAAGGCACTGCTGTCTGAGCGCCTGGAGCAGGAGGACATCGGCCTGGGCATTAACAATGTGACCATCCAGGACGCGCAGCCGCCTACCGATGCAGTGAACAATGCGTTCAAGGCAGTGGAGGATGCAAAACAGGGTATGGACACCAAAATCAACGAGGCCAGGAAGTACCAGTCCGAGCAGCTTCCGGCAGCCAATGCAAAGGCCGACAAGGCTGCCAGGAATGCGGAAGCCTACCGCCAGCAGAGAATCAGCGAGGCGGAGGGGCAGGTATCCAGGTTCAACGATATGTACCAGGAATATGCAAAGTATCCTCTTATTACAAAGAAGAGGATGTTCTACGAGACCATGGAGGACATTCTGCCGGAGCTCAAGGTCATCATAAACGGCTCAGACGGGACTCAGACCATGCTTCCGCTGGACTCCTTTGTCACCGGGACCCAGAGCAGCACCGGTTCCCAGACTGGTTCCTACAGCAGCCAGTCCGGCGCCTATGACGTGGATGAAATGAATGGGGACAATGACCAGAACGGAGGCGGACAGTAATGAAGACATTGACTAAATTTATGAGAAATATGGGAATACTTGTTATCGTGCTCCTGGCTGTCACCATTTTTAATCCGCTGGTGGTCACAAAATCCAATGAGTACTCCCTGATTATCCAGTTCGGAAAGGTGGTCCGGGTGGAGAATTCGGCGGGTCCATCCCTCAGGGTTCCCTTCCTGCAGTCCGTGCAGAAGATACCTAAGTATAAGATGATTTCCGACCTGTACCCAAGCGATGTCACCACAAAGGATAAAAAGGTAATGACTGTTGACTCCTTTGTCATATGGGATATCAACGATCCGGTGAAATATCTGGCGTCCCTGAACGCCAGCAAGGAAAAGGCGGAGGTCAGACTGGGGAACGTGGTATATAACTCCATCAAAAACGTACTTTCCTCCACCAACCAGGCGGATATCATATCAGGCCGTGACGGGAACCTGGCTAAGACCATCACGGAGAACATCGGTGATGCCATGGATTCCTACGGCATTCACATCTACGCGGTGGAGACAAAGAAGCTGGACCTTCCCGACTCCAACAAGGAATCCGTGTACCAGAGAATGATATCCGAGCGAAACAACATTGCCGCCCAGTATACGGCTGACGGCGATTACCAGTCATCCCTGATTAAGAATGAGACTGATAAGACGGTGAAGGAGACCATAGCCAAGGCCAATGCGGAGGCAGAGAAAATCAAGGCGGAGGGCGAGGCCAGATACATGCAGATATTAAGCGACGCCTACAATGACGAGGCAAAGGCCGACTTCTATAATTATGTGCGCTCCCTGGATGCCCTGAAGGCTTCCATGAGAGGGGATAATAAGACTGTTATACTGAACGAGGACAGTGAGCTGGCGAGGATTCTCTCCGGATCATGGTAGAATGGGACACTGTCCTGTCTAAAGATACGGTTCCATATAAAGACGCTGTTTCATAGATACTACACTATGTAAATAGGTACAAACGGGATCTTAACGCAAAGCATAAGCCCGTCAGCC is a window of Enterocloster clostridioformis DNA encoding:
- a CDS encoding iron-containing alcohol dehydrogenase, producing MRFTLPRDLYHGKDALEALKTLNGKKAIVVVGGGSMKRFGFLDKVVDYLKEAGMEVKLFEGVEPDPSVDTVLKGAAAMQEFEPDWIVAVGGGSPIDAAKAMWAFYEYPDTSFEDLITPFSFPTLRTKAKFCAISSTSGTATEVTAFSVITDYKKGIKYPLADFNITPDVAIVDPALAETMPGKLTAHTGMDAMTHAIEAYVSTLHCEYTDPLALHAIEMINEYLIPSYNGDMEARDKMHDAQCLAGMAFSNALLGIVHSMAHKTGAAYSGGHIVHGCANAMYLPKVIKFNSKEPEAAARYAKIAKFINLPGTTEEELTDALIARLLEMNKALDIPACIKDYEGGIIDEKEFMDKLPKVAELAVGDACTGSNPRSITPKVMEQLLKCCYYDEEVDF
- the hflK gene encoding FtsH protease activity modulator HflK; protein product: MNFFMGKKFVGPGGGKKDQGPEVVFDNGEESNKRMKRMLRPIKIAIVVAVLAIAAFDSFYTLSENEMAVLTTFGRPSSVTTSGPKFKVPFIQKVHKMSKEIKGMPIGYDPDYNAQNHADSENNPITVTSESEMITKDFNFVNVDFYIEYQIVDPIKAYIHSDTAIPILKNLAQSYIRDTVGSYSVDEVITTGKSEIQAKVKALLSERLEQEDIGLGINNVTIQDAQPPTDAVNNAFKAVEDAKQGMDTKINEARKYQSEQLPAANAKADKAARNAEAYRQQRISEAEGQVSRFNDMYQEYAKYPLITKKRMFYETMEDILPELKVIINGSDGTQTMLPLDSFVTGTQSSTGSQTGSYSSQSGAYDVDEMNGDNDQNGGGQ
- the hflC gene encoding protease modulator HflC; the encoded protein is MKTLTKFMRNMGILVIVLLAVTIFNPLVVTKSNEYSLIIQFGKVVRVENSAGPSLRVPFLQSVQKIPKYKMISDLYPSDVTTKDKKVMTVDSFVIWDINDPVKYLASLNASKEKAEVRLGNVVYNSIKNVLSSTNQADIISGRDGNLAKTITENIGDAMDSYGIHIYAVETKKLDLPDSNKESVYQRMISERNNIAAQYTADGDYQSSLIKNETDKTVKETIAKANAEAEKIKAEGEARYMQILSDAYNDEAKADFYNYVRSLDALKASMRGDNKTVILNEDSELARILSGSW